In Citrobacter sp. RHB25-C09, the following proteins share a genomic window:
- the emrA gene encoding multidrug efflux MFS transporter periplasmic adaptor subunit EmrA, whose product MSANAETHTPQQPVKKKSKRKSTLLILTLLFVIVAVAYGIYWFMVLRHIEDTDDAYVAGNQVQIMAQVSGSVTKVWADNTDYVKEGDVLVTLDQTDAKQTFEKAKTALASSVRQTHQLMINSKQLQANIDVQKTALAQAQSDFNRRVPLGNANLIGREELQHARDAVASAQAQLDVAIQQYNANQAMILNSKLEDQPAVQQAATEVRNAWLALERTRIVSPMTGYVSRRAVQPGAQISPTTPLMAVVPATNLWVDANFKETQLAHMRIGQPATVVSDIYGDDVKYTGKVIGLDMGTGSAFSLLPAQNATGNWIKVVQRLPVRIELDAKQLAEHPLRIGLSTLVTVDTSNRDGQVLASQVRSTPVSESNAREINLAPVNKLIEEIVQANAG is encoded by the coding sequence ATGAGCGCAAATGCGGAGACTCATACCCCGCAGCAACCGGTTAAGAAGAAAAGCAAACGCAAAAGTACGCTGCTCATTCTGACCTTGCTCTTTGTTATTGTTGCCGTGGCATACGGTATTTATTGGTTTATGGTTCTGCGTCATATTGAAGACACCGATGACGCATACGTGGCAGGGAACCAGGTTCAAATCATGGCGCAGGTATCCGGCAGCGTGACGAAAGTCTGGGCGGATAACACTGACTATGTTAAAGAAGGCGACGTGCTGGTCACGCTCGACCAGACGGATGCTAAACAGACATTCGAAAAAGCCAAAACCGCGCTGGCTTCCAGCGTGCGTCAGACGCATCAGTTGATGATCAACAGCAAGCAGTTGCAGGCGAACATCGACGTACAAAAAACCGCCCTCGCCCAGGCGCAGAGCGATTTTAACCGCCGCGTACCGCTCGGCAACGCGAACCTGATTGGCCGCGAAGAGTTGCAGCATGCGCGTGATGCTGTTGCCAGCGCTCAGGCCCAGCTTGATGTGGCGATCCAGCAGTACAACGCGAACCAGGCAATGATCCTGAACAGCAAGCTGGAAGATCAACCCGCCGTACAGCAGGCCGCGACCGAAGTGCGTAACGCCTGGCTGGCGCTGGAACGTACGCGCATCGTCAGTCCGATGACCGGCTACGTCTCCCGCCGCGCCGTTCAGCCTGGCGCTCAAATCAGCCCGACGACACCGCTGATGGCCGTTGTTCCGGCCACCAACTTGTGGGTTGATGCCAACTTCAAAGAAACGCAGCTGGCGCATATGCGTATCGGCCAACCGGCGACAGTGGTCAGCGATATTTACGGTGATGACGTTAAGTACACCGGAAAAGTGATCGGTCTGGACATGGGAACCGGCAGCGCCTTCTCTCTGCTTCCCGCTCAAAACGCGACAGGTAACTGGATCAAAGTGGTTCAGCGACTGCCGGTGCGTATTGAACTGGACGCGAAGCAACTGGCGGAGCATCCGCTGCGTATCGGCCTCTCGACGCTCGTCACCGTCGATACCAGCAACCGTGACGGTCAGGTGCTGGCCAGCCAGGTTCGCTCTACGCCAGTTTCTGAGAGTAATGCCCGCGAGATTAACCTTGCCCCGGTCAATAAGCTGATCGAAGAGATTGTGCAGGCCAACGCTGGCTAA
- the luxS gene encoding S-ribosylhomocysteine lyase: MPLLDSFTVDHTRMEAPAVRVAKTMNTPHGDAITVFDLRFCIPNKEVMPEKGIHTLEHLFAGFMRDHLNGNGVEIIDISPMGCRTGFYMSLIGTPDEQRVADAWKAAMADVLKVQDQNQIPELNVYQCGTYEMHSLSEAQDIARHILERDVRVNSNEELALPKEKLKELHI, encoded by the coding sequence ATGCCGTTGTTAGATAGCTTCACTGTCGATCATACCCGGATGGAAGCCCCTGCAGTCCGCGTAGCGAAAACGATGAACACCCCGCACGGCGACGCCATTACCGTGTTTGATCTGCGTTTCTGCATTCCCAACAAAGAAGTGATGCCGGAGAAAGGCATTCACACGCTGGAGCATCTGTTTGCAGGCTTTATGCGTGATCACCTCAACGGCAATGGTGTCGAAATTATCGATATCTCCCCGATGGGCTGCCGTACCGGTTTCTATATGAGCCTGATTGGCACACCTGACGAGCAGCGTGTGGCGGATGCCTGGAAAGCGGCAATGGCTGACGTTCTCAAGGTGCAGGATCAGAATCAGATCCCGGAACTGAACGTATACCAGTGTGGGACTTATGAGATGCATTCCCTGAGCGAAGCGCAGGACATTGCTCGCCATATCCTCGAGCGCGACGTTCGCGTCAACAGCAATGAAGAGCTGGCGCTGCCGAAAGAAAAATTGAAAGAACTGCATATCTAG
- the emrB gene encoding multidrug efflux MFS transporter permease subunit EmrB yields the protein MQQQKPLEGAQLVIMTIALSLATFMQVLDSTIANVAIPTIAGNLGSSLSQGTWVITSFGVANAISIPITGWLAKRVGEVKLFMWSTVAFAIASWACGVSSSLNMLIFFRVVQGIVAGPLIPLSQSLLLNNYPPAKRSIALALWSMTVIVAPICGPILGGYISDNYHWGWIFFINVPIGIAVVLMTLQTLRGRETRTEQRRIDAIGLALLVIGIGSLQIMLDRGKELDWFASQEIIILTVVAVVAISFLIVWELTDDNPIVDLSLFKSRNFTIGCLCISLAYMLYFGAIVLLPQLLQEVYGYTATWAGLASAPVGIIPVILSPIIGRFAHKLDMRRLVTFSFIMYAVCFYWRAYTFEPGMDFGASAWPQFIQGFAVACFFMPLTTITLSGLPPERLAAASSLSNFTRTLAGSIGTSITTTMWTNRESMHHAQLTESVNPYNPNSQAMYDQLQGLGMTQQQASGWIAQQITNQGLIISANEIFWISAGIFLILLGLVWFAKPPFGAGGGGGGAH from the coding sequence ATGCAACAGCAAAAACCGCTGGAGGGCGCGCAGCTCGTCATTATGACGATTGCGCTGTCGCTGGCGACATTCATGCAGGTGCTGGACTCCACCATTGCTAACGTGGCGATCCCTACCATCGCCGGGAACCTTGGCTCATCGCTGAGCCAGGGAACGTGGGTGATCACCTCTTTCGGGGTGGCTAACGCCATCTCGATTCCCATTACCGGCTGGCTGGCGAAGCGCGTCGGGGAAGTCAAACTGTTCATGTGGTCAACGGTGGCGTTTGCCATCGCCTCATGGGCATGCGGCGTCTCCAGCAGCCTGAACATGCTGATCTTTTTCCGCGTAGTTCAGGGTATCGTCGCCGGGCCGCTGATCCCGCTTTCCCAGAGCTTACTGCTGAACAACTATCCGCCCGCCAAACGCTCTATCGCACTGGCGCTGTGGTCAATGACGGTGATTGTCGCGCCGATTTGCGGCCCGATCCTTGGCGGCTATATCAGCGATAATTACCACTGGGGTTGGATCTTTTTCATCAACGTGCCGATCGGTATTGCGGTGGTCCTGATGACCCTGCAAACCCTGCGTGGTCGCGAAACCCGCACCGAGCAACGGCGTATTGACGCCATCGGCCTGGCGCTGTTGGTGATCGGGATCGGCAGTTTGCAGATCATGCTCGACCGGGGTAAAGAGCTGGACTGGTTCGCCTCGCAGGAGATCATCATTCTGACGGTGGTGGCCGTGGTTGCCATTAGCTTCCTGATCGTCTGGGAGCTGACTGACGACAACCCGATAGTCGATCTCTCGCTCTTTAAATCGCGAAATTTCACCATCGGATGCTTATGTATCAGCCTCGCCTACATGCTCTACTTCGGCGCGATCGTTCTGCTGCCGCAGCTATTGCAGGAGGTATATGGTTATACCGCGACATGGGCGGGGCTGGCCTCCGCACCGGTGGGGATTATTCCAGTGATCCTGTCGCCGATTATCGGCCGCTTTGCCCATAAGCTCGATATGCGCAGGCTGGTGACATTCAGCTTTATCATGTATGCGGTCTGCTTCTATTGGCGTGCGTATACGTTCGAGCCGGGAATGGACTTTGGCGCATCGGCCTGGCCGCAGTTTATCCAGGGCTTCGCCGTGGCTTGCTTCTTTATGCCGCTAACGACCATTACGCTTTCCGGGCTACCGCCTGAGCGTCTGGCCGCGGCGTCGAGTTTGTCGAACTTTACGCGAACGCTGGCGGGTTCCATCGGCACATCGATTACCACCACCATGTGGACCAACCGGGAATCGATGCACCATGCGCAGCTCACCGAGTCGGTGAATCCGTATAACCCGAACTCGCAGGCAATGTACGATCAGCTTCAGGGCCTGGGAATGACGCAGCAGCAGGCATCAGGCTGGATCGCCCAGCAGATCACCAACCAGGGACTGATTATTTCTGCCAACGAAATATTCTGGATATCGGCTGGCATCTTCCTGATATTGCTTGGCCTGGTCTGGTTCGCCAAACCGCCCTTCGGTGCGGGCGGCGGCGGCGGAGGCGCGCACTAA